One genomic segment of Acomys russatus chromosome 6, mAcoRus1.1, whole genome shotgun sequence includes these proteins:
- the LOC127191029 gene encoding olfactory receptor 6N1 yields MGTGNWSQVTEFIILGFPYLQGVQTYLFFLLLAIYLTTILGNLMIFLVVHLDSRLHTPMYKFVSILSFLELGYTAATIPKMLANLLSEKKTISFSGCLLQIYFFHSLGATECYLLTAMAYDRYLAICRPLHYPTLMSQRLCTKIAIGCWLGGLAGPVVEISLVSRLPFCGPNHIQHIFCDFPPVLSLACTDTSVNVLVDFIINSCKILATFLLILSSYLQIIRTVLRIPSATGKKKAFSTCASHLTVVLIFYGSILFMYVRLKKSYSLDYDRALAVVYSVVTPFLNPFIYSLRNKEIKEALKRQLVRTGMLG; encoded by the coding sequence atgggcactgggaactggaGCCAAGTAACAGAGTTCATCATTTTGGGCTTCCCTTATCTTCAAGGTGTCCAGACGTACCTCTTTTTCCTGTTGCTTGCCATTTACCTCACTACTATATTAGGGAACCTGATGATATTCTTGGTGGTCCACTTGGACTCTCGgctccacacacccatgtacaaGTTTGTCAGCATTCTCTCCTTCTTGGAGCTGGGCTATACAGCAGCCACCATTCCTAAGATGCTGGCGAACTTGCTGAGTGAGAAGAAGACAATTTCCTTCTCTGGATGTCTCCTGCAGATCTATTTCTTTCACTCTCTTGGAGCTACTGAATGCTACCTCCTGACAGCAATGGCGTATGACAGGTACTTAGCCATCTGCAGGCCCCTCCACTATCCCACCCTCATGAGCCAGAGGCTCTGTACCAAGATTGCCATTGGTTGCTGGTTGGGAGGCTTGGCCGGGCCAGTGGTGGAAATTTCCTTGGTGTCTCGGCTCCCTTTCTGTGGCCCCAATCACATTCAGCACATCTTTTGTGATTTCCCTCCTGTGCTGAGCTTGGCTTGTACTGACACATCAGTCAACGTCCTGGTGGATTTTATTATAAACTCCTGCAAGATCCTGGCCACCTTCCTCCTGATCCTCAGCTCGTACCTTCAGATAATCCGCACAGTGCTCAGAATTCCTTCAGCGACAGGCAAGAAGAAGGCCTTCTCCACATGCGCCTCCCATCTCACCGTGGTTCTCATCTTCTACGGGAGCATCCTTTTCATGTACGTGCGGCTGAAGAAAAGTTACTCTCTTGACTATGACCGAGCCTTGGCAGTAGTCTACTCTGTGGTTACCCCCTTCCTCAACCCTTTCATCTATAGTTTGCGTAACAAGGAAATTAAGGAGGCCCTGAAGAGGCAGCTAGTGAGAACAGGGATGCTGGGGTGA
- the LOC127191149 gene encoding LOW QUALITY PROTEIN: olfactory receptor 6N2-like (The sequence of the model RefSeq protein was modified relative to this genomic sequence to represent the inferred CDS: inserted 2 bases in 1 codon) — protein sequence MDHVNYTWTQTFTLAGFTATGTLQHLAVLGSLCIYLLTLAGNLFIIVLVQADSGLSTPMYFFISVLSFLELWYVSTTVPTLLHTLLHGRSPIPSAACFVQLYVFHSLGMTECYLLGVMALDRYLAICRPLHYHVLMSRQIQIKLVVGTWVAGFSAALVPAGLTASXCLKEVAHYFCDLAPVMELACVDTSWHARVYIAVIGVINTCNLVFILGLYGGIVKAVLKLPSAASRAKAFSTCSSHITVVTLFFGSAFIVYVGPPEIRAEGRDKLIALAYTLLTPFLNPIIYTLRNKEVKEAVKRVAQRIKAVLD from the exons ATGGATCATGTTAACTACACCTGGACCCAGACTTTCACCCTTGCTGGTTTCACTGCCACTGGTACTCTGCAACATCTTGCAGTTTTGGGGAGCCTGTGCATCTATCTCCTCACACTTGCAGGGAACTTGTTCATCATTGTCTTGGTTCAGGCAGATTCAGGGCTGTCCACACCCATGTATTTCTTTATCAGTGTCCTCTCCTTCCTGGAACTCTGGTACGTCAGCACCACGGTGCCCACCTTGCTACATACTCTGCTCCATGGCCGTTCACCCATCCCATCGGCTGCATGCTTTGTCCAGCTGTATGTCTTCCACTCTTTGGGCATGACTGAGTGCTACCTCTTAGGTGTCATGGCTCTGGACCGCTACCTTGCTATCTGTCGCCCACTGCACTACCATGTACTCATGAGCAGACAGATACAGATAAAGTTAGTTGTGGGTACATGGGTGGCTGGATTCTCAGCTGCCCTGGTGCCTGCCGGTCTCACTGCTAG TTGCTTGAAAGAGGTGGCCCATTACTTTTGTGACCTGGCACCTGTAATGGAGTTGGCATGTGTGGACACGAGCTGGCATGCTCGGGTTTATATTGCCGTGATTGGTGTGATCAATACCTGCAACCTTGTTTTCATCCTGGGGCTGTATGGAGGTATTGTGAAAGCTGTGTTAAAGCTGCCTTCAGCTGCCAGTCGCGCCAAAGCCTTCTCCACATGTTCCTCCCATATCACTGTAGTAACACTGTTCTTTGGCTCTGCTTTCATTGTCTATGTAGGGCCACCGGAGATTCGAGCTGAGGGTAGAGACAAGCTAATTGCCTTGGCATACACTCTCCTCACTCCTTTCCTCAACCCTATTATTTATACTCTTCGCAATAAAGAAGTGAAGGAGGCTGTGAAGAGGGTAGCACAGAGGATTAAGGCCGTACTGGATTGA
- the LOC127191150 gene encoding olfactory receptor 6N2 gives MTFGLERIWRLPDQHNFSSLTEFVLLGFPSVGHVRGWFFVLLLLAYLFTIGGNMLIFLVIRLDAALHKPMYHFVSVLSFLELWYTATTIPKMLTNLLSEKKTISFAGCLLQTYFFHSLGASECYLLTAMAYDRYLAICRPLHYPSIMTTALCAKMAAGCWTCGFLCPISEVILVSQLPFCNYNEIPHIFCDFPPLLSLACKDTSTNVLVDFAVNAFIILITFLFIMASYGRIIGAVLKIKTAAGRRKAFSTCASHLIVVLIFFGSIIFMYVRLKKSYSLTLDRTLAVVYSVLTPLANPIIYSLRNKELIQAIKRTFFKKGEKASPTHH, from the exons ATGACATTTGGGCTGGAAAGGATTTGG CGTCTCCCAGATCAACACAACTTCTCAAGCCTGACTGAGTTTGTGCTCCTTGGCTTCCCCAGTGTGGGGCATGTCAGGGGCTGGTTTTTTGTCTTGCTTCTGTTGGCATACCTGTTTACCATCGGTGGTAATATGCTCATCTTCCTAGTCATCCGACTGGATGCAGCCCTCCACAAACCCATGTACCACTTTGTCAGTGTTCTCTCTTTCTTGGAGCTGTGGTATACAGCAACCACCATCCCTAAGATGCTAACTAACCTTCTGAGTGAGAAGAAGACCATTTCTTTTGCAGGATGCCTCCTTCAGACGTATTTCTTCCACTCCTTAGGGGCCTCTGAATGCTACCTTCTTACAGCCATGGCCTATGACCGATACCTAGCCATCTGCCGGCCCCTCCACTACCCTTCAATAATGACCACAGCACTCTGTGCAAAgatggctgctggctgctggactTGTGGTTTCCTGTGTCCTATTTCTGAGGTCATTCTGGTCTCTCAGCTCCCCTTCTGTAACTATAATGAAATCCCACACATTTTCTGTGATTTTCCACCTCTTTTGAGCCTGGCCTGCAAAGACACATCCACTAACGTTCTGGTGGACTTTGCCGTCAATGCCTTCATCATCCTCATCACTTTCCTCTTTATCATGGCTTCTTATGGGAGAATTATTGGTGCTGTGCTGAAGATaaaaacagcagcaggaagaagaaaggccttCTCCACATGTGCCTCACATCTCATTGTGGTCCTCATCTTTTTcgggagcatcatcttcatgtATGTCCGACTAAAGAAGAGCTATTCACTGACTCTTGACAGGACTCTAGCTGTAGTGTACTCTGTATTAACACCTTTGGCAAATCCCATTATCTATAGTCTTCGAAACAAGGAACTCATTCAAGCCATCAAGAGGACCTTCTTCAAGAAGGGGGAGAAAGCTAGCCCAACTCACCATTGA